A part of Myxococcus landrumus genomic DNA contains:
- a CDS encoding sensor histidine kinase — MPPDAPAAPNDYWLLEGLPTPAAVIRGDQVRVANAAMVALLGISAEELKATPVSVLMERFAPVERRWVEAVHEALANERPRPEHPLWLRLRASDGRERTMTATFAPGATPLETVLLLHDAAGEDTTHRLIEALGAAASDMLHAGTEREVLESAVEAVHRQGFYAAILLVEGDVFRHGPMRQEPAVVALAERTYGAPISEVRIPLGLLPHLAEVLTRRKAAFHQDALGLAHRVHAPEVFADIQRTYPSGIRALDAPIFVGGQPFGLLSAQGMDLTPAAASTLELFAQMVGGMLENVRHHRTAAERLAELSRLQEELVAHERLTVLGEAAGVVAHEVRNPLGAILNAVAVLRREPHLGPTGHAAVGMMEEEAVRLEDIVRDLLDVVRPLEPRPRPVHLGELVRRALGQLHGPPDAPTLRFVVDEAPDTPELLGDETLLQLAATHLVRNAVQASPPGGRVRLSVEPVPDGVQLVVEDEGPGIPDVDPRRVFEPFFLTRANGRGLGLAIVKRVVLAHGGQVRASARPKRGARFEVVLPLSPPPTRTSPA, encoded by the coding sequence GTGCCCCCCGACGCTCCCGCCGCGCCCAACGACTATTGGCTGCTTGAAGGGCTGCCCACCCCCGCGGCGGTCATCCGGGGAGATCAGGTGCGGGTCGCCAACGCGGCCATGGTGGCCCTGCTGGGAATCTCCGCCGAGGAGCTGAAGGCCACCCCCGTCAGCGTGCTCATGGAGCGCTTCGCCCCGGTGGAGCGCCGCTGGGTGGAGGCCGTCCACGAGGCCCTCGCCAACGAGCGGCCCCGGCCGGAGCATCCCCTGTGGCTGCGCCTGCGCGCCTCGGATGGACGCGAGCGCACGATGACGGCGACCTTCGCGCCCGGCGCCACGCCCCTGGAGACGGTGCTGCTCCTGCATGACGCCGCGGGCGAGGACACCACGCACCGGCTCATCGAAGCGCTGGGCGCCGCCGCGTCGGACATGCTGCACGCGGGCACCGAGCGGGAAGTCCTGGAGTCGGCGGTGGAGGCCGTCCACCGGCAGGGCTTCTATGCGGCCATCCTCCTGGTCGAAGGCGACGTGTTCCGGCATGGGCCCATGCGCCAGGAGCCGGCCGTCGTCGCGCTCGCCGAGCGGACATACGGCGCGCCGATTTCAGAGGTCCGCATTCCGCTCGGCCTCCTGCCCCACCTGGCGGAGGTGCTCACGCGGCGCAAGGCGGCCTTCCATCAAGACGCGCTCGGCCTGGCCCATCGCGTCCACGCGCCCGAGGTCTTCGCGGACATCCAACGCACCTATCCCTCCGGCATCCGCGCGCTCGACGCGCCCATCTTCGTGGGAGGCCAGCCGTTCGGCCTCCTCTCCGCGCAAGGCATGGACCTCACGCCCGCCGCCGCGAGCACGCTGGAGCTCTTCGCGCAGATGGTGGGCGGCATGCTGGAGAACGTGAGGCACCACCGCACGGCCGCGGAGCGACTGGCCGAGCTGTCCCGGCTCCAGGAGGAGCTGGTGGCCCACGAGCGCCTGACGGTGCTGGGCGAGGCCGCGGGCGTGGTGGCCCACGAGGTGCGCAATCCCCTGGGCGCCATCCTCAACGCGGTGGCGGTGCTGCGGCGCGAGCCGCACCTGGGCCCCACCGGACATGCCGCGGTGGGGATGATGGAGGAGGAGGCGGTCCGGCTGGAGGACATCGTCCGGGACCTGCTGGACGTGGTGCGTCCGCTGGAGCCGCGTCCTCGTCCGGTGCACCTGGGCGAACTGGTGCGCCGCGCGCTCGGCCAGCTCCATGGGCCACCGGATGCACCCACGCTGCGCTTCGTGGTGGACGAAGCACCGGACACGCCCGAGCTGCTCGGGGACGAGACGCTGCTCCAGCTCGCCGCCACGCACCTGGTGCGCAACGCCGTGCAGGCCTCGCCTCCGGGCGGGCGCGTGCGGCTGAGCGTGGAGCCGGTGCCGGACGGCGTCCAACTCGTGGTGGAGGACGAGGGCCCGGGCATTCCCGACGTGGACCCTCGCCGCGTCTTCGAGCCGTTCTTCCTCACCCGCGCCAACGGCCGGGGCCTGGGGCTGGCCATCGTCAAGCGCGTGGTGCTCGCTCACGGGGGACAGGTGCGCGCGAGCGCCCGGCCCAAGCGAGGCGCCCGCTTCGAGGTGGTGCTCCCGCTCTCGCCTCCGCCTACCCGTACGTCTCCCGCCTGA